A region of the Chryseobacterium cucumeris genome:
GCCACTTTTGCAGCAGAAGCGTTACTGAAGCTTATAAAAGATTATGAGATCAACCCTGAGGAAATGGCAAGAGTATATCTGGGAACAGAAAGTGCTGTAGATGCGGCAAAACCTACAGCTTCCTATGCTGTACAAATGGTAGAAAAAGTATTGGAAGAAGAATTTGGAACAAGATGTTTCAGAAACTGTGATGTGCTTGATATGACTTTTGCCTGCGTAGGGGGAGTAGATGCTTTACACAATGCTCTGGACTTTGTGAGGGTAAATCCTGATAAAAAAGCAGTTGTGATAGCCAGTGATTATGCAAAATATGAATTGGCTTCTTCAGGAGAATATACACAGGGAGGTGGCGCGGTAGCCCTTTTGGTTTCATCCAAACCGGACCTTCTTGAAATTGAAAATAATTGGGGAGTTGCTTCAGAAAGTGTTTTTGATTTTTTCAAACCCAGAAGATCATATAAAAAAGAAGACTTGAATGGGGCCCCTGAAACATATCCAGAAAAGATTGAAATTTTTACAGATGAGCCTGTTTTTGACGGACAATATTCTAACCAATGCTATCAGGATAGAATAAAAGAAGCTTATTATCATTATAAAGAATTAACAGGACAGGATAGACCATATGAAAACTGGGAGTATATTATCTTCCATCTTCCTTATGCCTTCCACGGAAAAAGAGTTTTCACAGAAATCTACAGTCTGGAGAATGGTCTTTCCTATGAAACTGCAGATGAACAGAAAGCAATCGCTAAGTCAGAAAATTATCTGAAATTAATCAATGATAAGATAGAAAAGACCCAGAGAGCTTCTTCTGAGATCGGGAATATGTACACCGCTTCTATTTTTATGGCATTTCTTTCTGCTTTACAGACATCTTTTAATGAAAATGAAGAACTTTCAGGAAAAGAAATTGGCTTTGTGGGATATGGAAGCGGATCGAAATCAAAGGTGTTTGCCGGGAAGGTATCCGGAAACTGGCGAAAAGTAGCAGAAAAATGGAATTTATTTGAAAATTTGAACAGCAGAACTGCTGTGGACTTTGAAACCTATGAAAAGCTTCACAGAAAGCAGCTGAAAGATTCTGTAAATAAAAATTACAAAGGCTTTGGACTTGTCTCTATTGAAACAGAAAATCCTGTTTTAATCGGAGCAAGATACTATCATTACCAGAAGTAACTATATTCTCAGTAAAATTGTATAAAAGCATCTCATACTTCGGGATGCTTTACTTTTTTATCTATAGAGATATTATGGTATTTTACAGTTGGATTATTTGTAATTTTAATAATGAGACAGTCAAAAAACGACAATAAATGCTGTGTGAAATTCTCTACAATTCATTTGAACTCAGTAAACAGTAAATGAACGGTTTTTTTAATTGTTATGATGAATAAAAAATTCTGAAACAGGAATTCTCTGTTGGCAGAAGGCTGTTTTTTATATAAAATTTAAGAAGAAAGCCTGTTTTTCACTCCATTTTCTTTAAATTGGTGAATTATTTATATGTATTTTTTACTTCACAATTTGTTATTAATGTTTATTTTTTTAATCATTTATTTTAAATTAATGAAAATTGATTTTAATTTTAAAATTTATTAAAATTTCGTTAATATACAAATTGACTTATTTTTTGTTAATTTTTTAAATATTTTCAAAATGATTTCTCATCATTTTTTTTAGATGAATGTGAATCTCTCTGTTCTGGAAGCGTGTTTTCAGCATTCAGCGAATTGATGTTATAGATATTTATCGACATATTTGTCGCTTGAATATATTAAAATCTGTTAATATGAATGTGAAGTTACATGTATTAAGTGCAGGAGCTTTGTTTTTTTTGGGACAAGCTGCTTTTGCGCAAAAATCTAAGAATGATTCTGTTCTGAAGGAGAATAAGATCGATGAAGTAATCGTTACTGGATACCAGAAGAAAAAAGCAGATGAAATTACCCAGGCTCAGGCTGTTGTTGGTGGTGATGAAATCAGAAGAAACTCTCCTACAACATCTATCGGTAACTCTTTACAGGGTAGAGCTTCAGGGGTATTTGTACAAAGTACTACCGGGCAGCCAGGTGCTGCTGCTACCATCCAGGTAAGAGGGATTGCCGGTGTTGGTGGTTCTTCAGAGCCTACTTATGTAGTAAACGGGATGTATATGACTGCAAGACAGTTCAGTGCAATCAACCCTGCAGACGTAGAGTCTATTTCAATTCTTAAAGATGCCGCTGCTACAGCACAGTATGGTGCGAGGGGAGCAAACGGGGTAGTAGTAGTAACTACTAAAGCCGGAAAAGCTGGGAAAACTCATTACTCATTTGAGACTAAATTTGGTTTTAGTGAAAGGCTTAAGGATAATAACTACACCATGATGAATTCAAGAGAGTTGATGGATTTCCAGAATCAATTGGGATACCTTGGATTTAAACCAAGATCTCAGGAAGAAATGGATAGATTGGCTGCTTATGATCATAACTGGCAAAAAGATCTGTTGAAGCCTTCAAGCATCCAGTCTTACTTATTCAGTGCCCAGGGTGGTTCCAGAGAGAGTACTTTCTATTACTCTTTAGGATATGATTCTGATAACGGGATTATCAGAGATATCGACGGACTTAAGAGATATACAGGTAACTTTGGATTTACCAATAAACTGAGTGAAAAACTGAACGTAGGGATTAACCTGGGGGTTCAGTATCAGGAAACTCAGAATTTTATGGACAGAAACAATACGCAGAACCCATTCGGAGCCATGTATAAATATGCTCCATATGAACCGGTTTATAATGCTGATGGTAGCTATAATCAAACAATGAGAGCGGGTTCTAACGTTGTTGAGCAGATCCGTAATTACAGACTGGATGATCAGAGGTTAAGAATCCCGGTTACTTTATTCGCAGAATATAAAATTATCGATGGTCTGAAGTTTAAAACAAACTTTAACGGACTTTTCGATTGGTACATGGGAACTCAGTGGTTGAAGAAAGGCTCAAACCTTGATTTAACGTTAAACAACAAAATTCCTACAGGGTCATTGAACAAAAATTCATTCTACACATTTAACTATACCTGGAACAACTCCATTAACTATAAAAAGTCATACGGAAGCCACAACTTCGATTTCTTAGGATTTATCGAATATAACGATAACTACAACGAAACGATGAATGGAGGGGCTTACGGATTGAAATCTCCGGTAATCAATGTTCCATCTATTACTACACCTTCAGATAGAAATACATTTACTGGAGTTAAAGTAAGAAATACTTTATTCAGTTTAGCGGGGATGTTAAACTATGACTATGAAGGTAGATATTTGGTAACAGGATCGTTGAGAAGAGATGCTTCTTCAAGATTTGGTGCCAATAACCAAAGTGGTATTTTCTGGTCTGCAAGTGCAGCCTGGAATATCGCGAAGGAAGACTTCATGAAAGGTGGGTTTATTAATGATTTAAAGCTTAGAGGATCTTACGGTACTACAGGTAATGATGGTACTTTACCTGATTATTATAATGTCAATAATATCAGCTACGGTTTATATGGTGCTAACGGTACTTCTTATCCGGGAACAGTTTCAAAAGGTGATTATATTATTGGTAACAGCAA
Encoded here:
- a CDS encoding hydroxymethylglutaryl-CoA synthase family protein translates to MSFGIEAAGYYVPGLYLEIKDLAEKRGIEPAKLEKGLGLHKMGLSDVHEDAATFAAEALLKLIKDYEINPEEMARVYLGTESAVDAAKPTASYAVQMVEKVLEEEFGTRCFRNCDVLDMTFACVGGVDALHNALDFVRVNPDKKAVVIASDYAKYELASSGEYTQGGGAVALLVSSKPDLLEIENNWGVASESVFDFFKPRRSYKKEDLNGAPETYPEKIEIFTDEPVFDGQYSNQCYQDRIKEAYYHYKELTGQDRPYENWEYIIFHLPYAFHGKRVFTEIYSLENGLSYETADEQKAIAKSENYLKLINDKIEKTQRASSEIGNMYTASIFMAFLSALQTSFNENEELSGKEIGFVGYGSGSKSKVFAGKVSGNWRKVAEKWNLFENLNSRTAVDFETYEKLHRKQLKDSVNKNYKGFGLVSIETENPVLIGARYYHYQK
- a CDS encoding SusC/RagA family TonB-linked outer membrane protein, giving the protein MNVKLHVLSAGALFFLGQAAFAQKSKNDSVLKENKIDEVIVTGYQKKKADEITQAQAVVGGDEIRRNSPTTSIGNSLQGRASGVFVQSTTGQPGAAATIQVRGIAGVGGSSEPTYVVNGMYMTARQFSAINPADVESISILKDAAATAQYGARGANGVVVVTTKAGKAGKTHYSFETKFGFSERLKDNNYTMMNSRELMDFQNQLGYLGFKPRSQEEMDRLAAYDHNWQKDLLKPSSIQSYLFSAQGGSRESTFYYSLGYDSDNGIIRDIDGLKRYTGNFGFTNKLSEKLNVGINLGVQYQETQNFMDRNNTQNPFGAMYKYAPYEPVYNADGSYNQTMRAGSNVVEQIRNYRLDDQRLRIPVTLFAEYKIIDGLKFKTNFNGLFDWYMGTQWLKKGSNLDLTLNNKIPTGSLNKNSFYTFNYTWNNSINYKKSYGSHNFDFLGFIEYNDNYNETMNGGAYGLKSPVINVPSITTPSDRNTFTGVKVRNTLFSLAGMLNYDYEGRYLVTGSLRRDASSRFGANNQSGIFWSASAAWNIAKEDFMKGGFINDLKLRGSYGTTGNDGTLPDYYNVNNISYGLYGANGTSYPGTVSKGDYIIGNSNLKWESNAITNLGVDFTMWNRRIRGSVEVYQNKRKDFVQLVPLDKQEGGYYQYINAGDMSQKGLEVELSVDVIKQKDFQWNLHANISFQKSVLDRLAGDQTERNLGYTYLKVGETPYVFYNVRFAGVDPSNGKALYYDKAGNVTDVYSASNAVPLTDKSPFPKSFGGFGTTVQYKGLDFSADFAFKLGGYTYNNMYFAAVNPTLAVAGRNMAQAAAQVWQNPGDTGVFQKVDSNGMRDSDQWIEKSDYLRLRSLTLGYTFDKAFLGEGSPINKLRAYVQGQNLFTVTKFHGEPEVSVGSADSSSLFVPGSFNLYTYPAVRTILVGLQLEF